The following are encoded together in the Drosophila takahashii strain IR98-3 E-12201 chromosome X, DtakHiC1v2, whole genome shotgun sequence genome:
- the Klp3A gene encoding chromosome-associated kinesin KIF4 isoform X2 produces MSGEDPSSVAVALRVRPLVQSELDRGCRIAVERSADGAPQVTVNRTEAYTYNNVFDIGDTQKDIFESCVQGKVQKLLHGYNVTILAYGQTGSGKTYTMGTAFNGVLDDHAGVIPRAVHDIFLAIEDMREEFRFAVTCSFVELYQEQFFDLFSSQKREKATVDIREVKNRVVMPGLTELEVKSAQEVTDHLMRGSAGRAVAATAMNETSSRSHAIFTLTLVATKLDGKQSVTTSRFNLVDLAGSERCSKTLASGDRFKEGVNINKGLLALGNVINALGSGQAAGYIPYRQSKLTRLLQDSLGGNSITLMIACVSPADYNVAETLSTLRYADRALQIKNKPVVNLDPHAAEVNMLKDIIQKLRVELLAGGKMSSSITSAVGAAGLGSLSGEESLAGSMANAAENQRLKEQVRSLLDRNRKLQQELHHSLVDLTEKEMRAHIAEQAHDKLRVHVVQLKKQLNLKEGDAELREISQLVDLVDDELQRTQEELESQGQETRQQLSSRSQSERDGDSGSCSSSGGDEAHSEEFTNKQLNFAGELRNINRQLDLKQELHERIIRNFSKLESEDEDAKLRACNQKIDGLEAERRDLMDQLRNIKNKDTSAKIAEERRKRLQLLEQEISELRRKLVTQANMLKMREKEREKIQNLSGEIRAMKESKVKLIRAMRGESEKFRQWKMVREKELTQLKSKDRKMQSEIVRQQTLHSKQRQVLKRKCEEALAANKRLKDALERQASAQAQRQKYAKDHGSSSNSHSKSDSWVDRELEIILSLIDAEHSLEQLMEDRAVINNHYHLLQQEKTNDPAEAKEQARLLANLEEELEMRNAQIADLQQKICPTDLDTRIRSLAEGVQSIGESRAVSKQLLKTLVQQRRQQAASLNEQRTALDEQRTQLLEAQQQGEAASRRLRSVETEHQEQMLALQRAYEEKVAVLIRTANQRSAEIQPPAEQEKQRQQVLEEILSSREALQQELDALKARTKSKIKAVKAEPQNLDESCQLVEVNETIELSDLSDDPDWLPETSKAKKLQANSSRNATLAENVTTTGNASIQSLNSTAATEDGKRGKGCKCRTKCNTKRCGCFVANHGCCDGCVCKSNCLNPANAKEQAPQNGEGDGGGGQQPASTDGNGDSAEGEEVDDDEEHQATKENPVNFSTPQTPGKAKRPLMEPPPAAPSTPLGDLNGLEDLNGPKLARMSGLAFATPKRKFF; encoded by the exons ATGTCCGGCGAGGATCCCAGTTCCGTGGCCGTGGCCCTGCGCGTGCGCCCCCTGGTGCAGTCGGAGTTGGACCGCGGCTGCCGGATCGCCGTGGAGCGTTCGGCGGACGGAGCTCCCCAGGTGACGGTCAACCGGACGGAGGCGTACACGTACAACAATGTCTTCGACATCGGGGACACCCAGAAGGACATCTTCGAGAGCTGTGTGCAGGGCAAGGTGCAGAAGCTGCTGCACGGCTACAATGTCACCATCCTCGCGTATGGACAAACGGGCTCCGGCAAGACCTACACCATGGGCACGGCCTTCAATGGTGTGCTGGACGATCATGCCGGTGTCATTCCACGTGCCGTTCATGATATATTCCTGGCCATCGAGGATATGCGCGAGGAATTCCGCTTTGCGGTCACCTGCTCCTTCGTGGAGCTCTACCAGGAGCAGTTCTTTGACCTTTTCTCCAGCCAGAAGCGCGAGAAGGCCACCGTGGACATTAGGGAGGTGAAGAACCGGGTTGTCATGCCGGGTCTCACCGAACTGGAGGTTAAATCCGCCCAGGAGGTCACCGATCACCTGATGCGCGGCTCCGCCGGACGAGCTGTGGCCGCCACGGCCATGAACGAGACCTCCTCGAGATCGCATGCCATCTTCACGCTCACCCTGGTGGCCACCAAGCTGGACGGCAA GCAATCCGTCACCACATCCCGCTTCAATCTGGTGGATCTGGCTGGCTCGGAACGCTGCTCCAAGACCCTGGCCAGCGGGGATCGCTTCAAGGAGGGCGTGAACATCAACAAGGGCCTGCTGGCCCTGGGCAATGTGATCAATGCCTTGGGAT CTGGCCAGGCCGCCGGCTACATACCCTACCGGCAGTCCAAGCTGACGCGCCTGCTGCAGGACTCCCTGGGCGGCAACTCCATCACCCTGATGATCGCCTGCGTCAGCCCGGCCGACTACAATGTGGCCGAGACGCTGAGCACTCTGCGCTACGCGGATCGCGCCCTGCAGATCAAGAACAAGCCGGTGGTCAATCTCGATCCGCATGCGGCGGAGGTCAACATGCTGAAGGACATTATCCAGAAGCTGCGTGTGGAACTCCTGGCGGGCGGCAAGATGAGCAGCTCCATCACCAGCGCCGTTGGAGCTGCTGGCTTGGGCTCTCTTTCCGGCGAGGAGTCGCTGGCCGGGTCCATGGCCAATGCGGCCGAGAATCAGCGGCTCAAGGAGCAAGTGCGCAGCCTGCTGGACAGGAACAGGAAGCTGCAGCAGGAGCTGCATCACTCCCTGGTCGATCTCACCGAGAAGGAGATGCGCGCGCACATTGCCGAGCAGGCTCACGACAAACTGCGCGTGCATGTGGTGCAGCTGAAGAAGCAACTGAATCTGAAGGAAGGAGACGCTGAACTGCGCGAAATCTCACAGCTGGTGGACCTGGTGGACGATGAGCTGCAGCGCAcgcaggaggagctggagtCGCAGGGCCAGGAGACCCGCCAGCAGCTCAGCAGTCGCTCCCAATCCGAGAGGGACGGCGACTCAGGTAGCTGTTCGTCGAGCGGCGGCGATGAAGCCCACTCCGAGGAGTTTACCAACAAGCAGCTGAACTTCGCCGGCGAGCTGCGCAACATCAATCGCCAGCTGGACCTCAAGCAGGAGCTGCACGAGCGCATCATTCGCAACTTCAGCAAGCTGGAGTCCGAGGACGAGGACGCCAAGCTGCGGGCGTGCAACCAGAAGATCGATGGCCTGGAGGCTGAGCGACGCGACCTCATGGACCAGCTGCGCAACATTAAAAACAAGGACACCTCGGCCAAGATAGCCGAGGAGCGACGCAAGCGGCTGCAGCTGCTCGAGCAGGAGATCTCCGAGCTGCGCCGCAAGCTGGTCACCCAGGCCAACATGCTGAAGATGCGCGAGAAGGAGCGCGAGAAGATCCAGAATCTGAGCGGCGAGATCCGGGCCATGAAGGAGTCCAAGGTGAAGCTCATACGCGCCATGCGCGGCGAGTCGGAGAAGTTCCGCCAGTGGAAGATGGTGCGCGAAAAGGAGCTCACCCAGCTGAAGAGCAAGGACCGCAAGATGCAGTCGGAGATTGTCCGCCAGCAGACGTTGCACTCCAAGCAAAGGCAGGTGCTGAAGCGCAAGTGCGAGGAGGCCTTGGCGGCCAACAAGCGGCTGAAGGATGCCCTCGAGCGGCAGGCCTCGGCGCAGGCGCAGCGCCAGAAGTACGCCAAGGATCATGGCTCCTCCTCTAACTCGCACTCGAAGTCCGATAGCTGGGTGGACCGTGAACTGGAGATCATACTCTCGCTCATCGATGCGGAGCACAGTTTGGAGCAGCTCATGGAGGACCGGGCGGTGATCAACAATCACTATCACCTGCTGCAGCAGGAGAAGACCAACGATCCGGCCGAGGCCAAGGAGCAGGCTCGCCTGCTGGCCAATctcgaggaggagctggagatGCGCAATGCCCAGATCGCCGACCTGCAGCAGAAGATCTGCCCCACCGACCTGGACACTCGGATTCGCTCCCTGGCCGAGGGTGTCCAGAGCATTGGCGAATCGCGCGCTGTTAGCAAGCAGCTGCTCAAGACTCTGGTGCAGCAGCGACGCCAGCAGGCGGCCAGCCTGAATGAACAGCGCACGGCGTTGGATGAGCAGCGCACGCAGCTCCTGGAGGCCCAGCAGCAGGGCGAGGCGGCCAGCAGGCGCCTTCGTTCGGTGGAGACCGAGCATCAGGAGCAAATGCTCGCCTTGCAACGAGCCTACGAGGAGAAGGTGGCCGTTTTGATACGGACAGCCAACCAGAGATCGGCTGAGATTCAACCGCCGGCGGAGCAGGAGAAGCAGCGCCAGCAGGTGCTCGAGGAGATCCTCAGCAGCCGCGAGGCACTGCAGCAGGAGCTGGACGCACTGAAGGCCCGCACGAAGTCGAAGATCAAGGCTGTGAAGGCCGAGCCACAGAATCTCGATGAAAGTTGCCAGCTGGTGGAGGTCAACGAGACCATCGAACTGAGCGATCTCAGCGACGATCCCGACTGGTTGCCGGAAACATCGAAGGCCAAG AAACTTCAGGCGAACTCCAGCCGCAATGCGACTTTAGCCGAGAATGTGACCACTACCGGCAATGCTTCCATCCAGTCCCTGAACTCCACAGCCGCCACGGAGGATGGCAAGCGGGGCAAGGGATGCAAGTGCCGGACCAAATGCAACACCAAGCGATGCGGCTGCTTTGTGGCCAACCACGGTTGCTGCGACGGCTGCGTTTGCAAGAGCAACTGCCTCAATCCCGCGAACGCCAAGGAGCAGGCGCCGCAAAACGGCGAGGGTGACGGTGGTGGTGGTCAGCAACCAGCGAGCACGGATGGCAATGGGGATTCGGCGGAGGGCGAGGAGGTCGACGACGATGAGGAGCACCAGGCCACCAAGGAGAATCCCGTGAACTTCTCCACGCCGCAAACGCCCGGCAAGGCGAAGCGACCGCTGATGGAACCACCGCCAGCGGCACCATCCACGCCGCTGGGCGACCTGAACGGACTGGAGGACCTCAATGGACCCAAGTTAGCAAG AATGTCGGGATTGGCCTTTGCCACGCCGAAGAGGAAATTCTTTTGA
- the Klp3A gene encoding chromosome-associated kinesin KIF4 isoform X1, giving the protein MSGEDPSSVAVALRVRPLVQSELDRGCRIAVERSADGAPQVTVNRTEAYTYNNVFDIGDTQKDIFESCVQGKVQKLLHGYNVTILAYGQTGSGKTYTMGTAFNGVLDDHAGVIPRAVHDIFLAIEDMREEFRFAVTCSFVELYQEQFFDLFSSQKREKATVDIREVKNRVVMPGLTELEVKSAQEVTDHLMRGSAGRAVAATAMNETSSRSHAIFTLTLVATKLDGKQSVTTSRFNLVDLAGSERCSKTLASGDRFKEGVNINKGLLALGNVINALGSGQAAGYIPYRQSKLTRLLQDSLGGNSITLMIACVSPADYNVAETLSTLRYADRALQIKNKPVVNLDPHAAEVNMLKDIIQKLRVELLAGGKMSSSITSAVGAAGLGSLSGEESLAGSMANAAENQRLKEQVRSLLDRNRKLQQELHHSLVDLTEKEMRAHIAEQAHDKLRVHVVQLKKQLNLKEGDAELREISQLVDLVDDELQRTQEELESQGQETRQQLSSRSQSERDGDSGSCSSSGGDEAHSEEFTNKQLNFAGELRNINRQLDLKQELHERIIRNFSKLESEDEDAKLRACNQKIDGLEAERRDLMDQLRNIKNKDTSAKIAEERRKRLQLLEQEISELRRKLVTQANMLKMREKEREKIQNLSGEIRAMKESKVKLIRAMRGESEKFRQWKMVREKELTQLKSKDRKMQSEIVRQQTLHSKQRQVLKRKCEEALAANKRLKDALERQASAQAQRQKYAKDHGSSSNSHSKSDSWVDRELEIILSLIDAEHSLEQLMEDRAVINNHYHLLQQEKTNDPAEAKEQARLLANLEEELEMRNAQIADLQQKICPTDLDTRIRSLAEGVQSIGESRAVSKQLLKTLVQQRRQQAASLNEQRTALDEQRTQLLEAQQQGEAASRRLRSVETEHQEQMLALQRAYEEKVAVLIRTANQRSAEIQPPAEQEKQRQQVLEEILSSREALQQELDALKARTKSKIKAVKAEPQNLDESCQLVEVNETIELSDLSDDPDWLPETSKAKKLQANSSRNATLAENVTTTGNASIQSLNSTAATEDGKRGKGCKCRTKCNTKRCGCFVANHGCCDGCVCKSNCLNPANAKEQAPQNGEGDGGGGQQPASTDGNGDSAEGEEVDDDEEHQATKENPVNFSTPQTPGKAKRPLMEPPPAAPSTPLGDLNGLEDLNGPKLARLARLHDALRTQCRCLLIIFRMSGLAFATPKRKFF; this is encoded by the exons ATGTCCGGCGAGGATCCCAGTTCCGTGGCCGTGGCCCTGCGCGTGCGCCCCCTGGTGCAGTCGGAGTTGGACCGCGGCTGCCGGATCGCCGTGGAGCGTTCGGCGGACGGAGCTCCCCAGGTGACGGTCAACCGGACGGAGGCGTACACGTACAACAATGTCTTCGACATCGGGGACACCCAGAAGGACATCTTCGAGAGCTGTGTGCAGGGCAAGGTGCAGAAGCTGCTGCACGGCTACAATGTCACCATCCTCGCGTATGGACAAACGGGCTCCGGCAAGACCTACACCATGGGCACGGCCTTCAATGGTGTGCTGGACGATCATGCCGGTGTCATTCCACGTGCCGTTCATGATATATTCCTGGCCATCGAGGATATGCGCGAGGAATTCCGCTTTGCGGTCACCTGCTCCTTCGTGGAGCTCTACCAGGAGCAGTTCTTTGACCTTTTCTCCAGCCAGAAGCGCGAGAAGGCCACCGTGGACATTAGGGAGGTGAAGAACCGGGTTGTCATGCCGGGTCTCACCGAACTGGAGGTTAAATCCGCCCAGGAGGTCACCGATCACCTGATGCGCGGCTCCGCCGGACGAGCTGTGGCCGCCACGGCCATGAACGAGACCTCCTCGAGATCGCATGCCATCTTCACGCTCACCCTGGTGGCCACCAAGCTGGACGGCAA GCAATCCGTCACCACATCCCGCTTCAATCTGGTGGATCTGGCTGGCTCGGAACGCTGCTCCAAGACCCTGGCCAGCGGGGATCGCTTCAAGGAGGGCGTGAACATCAACAAGGGCCTGCTGGCCCTGGGCAATGTGATCAATGCCTTGGGAT CTGGCCAGGCCGCCGGCTACATACCCTACCGGCAGTCCAAGCTGACGCGCCTGCTGCAGGACTCCCTGGGCGGCAACTCCATCACCCTGATGATCGCCTGCGTCAGCCCGGCCGACTACAATGTGGCCGAGACGCTGAGCACTCTGCGCTACGCGGATCGCGCCCTGCAGATCAAGAACAAGCCGGTGGTCAATCTCGATCCGCATGCGGCGGAGGTCAACATGCTGAAGGACATTATCCAGAAGCTGCGTGTGGAACTCCTGGCGGGCGGCAAGATGAGCAGCTCCATCACCAGCGCCGTTGGAGCTGCTGGCTTGGGCTCTCTTTCCGGCGAGGAGTCGCTGGCCGGGTCCATGGCCAATGCGGCCGAGAATCAGCGGCTCAAGGAGCAAGTGCGCAGCCTGCTGGACAGGAACAGGAAGCTGCAGCAGGAGCTGCATCACTCCCTGGTCGATCTCACCGAGAAGGAGATGCGCGCGCACATTGCCGAGCAGGCTCACGACAAACTGCGCGTGCATGTGGTGCAGCTGAAGAAGCAACTGAATCTGAAGGAAGGAGACGCTGAACTGCGCGAAATCTCACAGCTGGTGGACCTGGTGGACGATGAGCTGCAGCGCAcgcaggaggagctggagtCGCAGGGCCAGGAGACCCGCCAGCAGCTCAGCAGTCGCTCCCAATCCGAGAGGGACGGCGACTCAGGTAGCTGTTCGTCGAGCGGCGGCGATGAAGCCCACTCCGAGGAGTTTACCAACAAGCAGCTGAACTTCGCCGGCGAGCTGCGCAACATCAATCGCCAGCTGGACCTCAAGCAGGAGCTGCACGAGCGCATCATTCGCAACTTCAGCAAGCTGGAGTCCGAGGACGAGGACGCCAAGCTGCGGGCGTGCAACCAGAAGATCGATGGCCTGGAGGCTGAGCGACGCGACCTCATGGACCAGCTGCGCAACATTAAAAACAAGGACACCTCGGCCAAGATAGCCGAGGAGCGACGCAAGCGGCTGCAGCTGCTCGAGCAGGAGATCTCCGAGCTGCGCCGCAAGCTGGTCACCCAGGCCAACATGCTGAAGATGCGCGAGAAGGAGCGCGAGAAGATCCAGAATCTGAGCGGCGAGATCCGGGCCATGAAGGAGTCCAAGGTGAAGCTCATACGCGCCATGCGCGGCGAGTCGGAGAAGTTCCGCCAGTGGAAGATGGTGCGCGAAAAGGAGCTCACCCAGCTGAAGAGCAAGGACCGCAAGATGCAGTCGGAGATTGTCCGCCAGCAGACGTTGCACTCCAAGCAAAGGCAGGTGCTGAAGCGCAAGTGCGAGGAGGCCTTGGCGGCCAACAAGCGGCTGAAGGATGCCCTCGAGCGGCAGGCCTCGGCGCAGGCGCAGCGCCAGAAGTACGCCAAGGATCATGGCTCCTCCTCTAACTCGCACTCGAAGTCCGATAGCTGGGTGGACCGTGAACTGGAGATCATACTCTCGCTCATCGATGCGGAGCACAGTTTGGAGCAGCTCATGGAGGACCGGGCGGTGATCAACAATCACTATCACCTGCTGCAGCAGGAGAAGACCAACGATCCGGCCGAGGCCAAGGAGCAGGCTCGCCTGCTGGCCAATctcgaggaggagctggagatGCGCAATGCCCAGATCGCCGACCTGCAGCAGAAGATCTGCCCCACCGACCTGGACACTCGGATTCGCTCCCTGGCCGAGGGTGTCCAGAGCATTGGCGAATCGCGCGCTGTTAGCAAGCAGCTGCTCAAGACTCTGGTGCAGCAGCGACGCCAGCAGGCGGCCAGCCTGAATGAACAGCGCACGGCGTTGGATGAGCAGCGCACGCAGCTCCTGGAGGCCCAGCAGCAGGGCGAGGCGGCCAGCAGGCGCCTTCGTTCGGTGGAGACCGAGCATCAGGAGCAAATGCTCGCCTTGCAACGAGCCTACGAGGAGAAGGTGGCCGTTTTGATACGGACAGCCAACCAGAGATCGGCTGAGATTCAACCGCCGGCGGAGCAGGAGAAGCAGCGCCAGCAGGTGCTCGAGGAGATCCTCAGCAGCCGCGAGGCACTGCAGCAGGAGCTGGACGCACTGAAGGCCCGCACGAAGTCGAAGATCAAGGCTGTGAAGGCCGAGCCACAGAATCTCGATGAAAGTTGCCAGCTGGTGGAGGTCAACGAGACCATCGAACTGAGCGATCTCAGCGACGATCCCGACTGGTTGCCGGAAACATCGAAGGCCAAG AAACTTCAGGCGAACTCCAGCCGCAATGCGACTTTAGCCGAGAATGTGACCACTACCGGCAATGCTTCCATCCAGTCCCTGAACTCCACAGCCGCCACGGAGGATGGCAAGCGGGGCAAGGGATGCAAGTGCCGGACCAAATGCAACACCAAGCGATGCGGCTGCTTTGTGGCCAACCACGGTTGCTGCGACGGCTGCGTTTGCAAGAGCAACTGCCTCAATCCCGCGAACGCCAAGGAGCAGGCGCCGCAAAACGGCGAGGGTGACGGTGGTGGTGGTCAGCAACCAGCGAGCACGGATGGCAATGGGGATTCGGCGGAGGGCGAGGAGGTCGACGACGATGAGGAGCACCAGGCCACCAAGGAGAATCCCGTGAACTTCTCCACGCCGCAAACGCCCGGCAAGGCGAAGCGACCGCTGATGGAACCACCGCCAGCGGCACCATCCACGCCGCTGGGCGACCTGAACGGACTGGAGGACCTCAATGGACCCAAGTTAGCAAGGTTAGCAAGATTACATGATGCCCTAAGAACACAATGCAGATGTCTGCTTATAATTTTCAGAATGTCGGGATTGGCCTTTGCCACGCCGAAGAGGAAATTCTTTTGA
- the egh gene encoding beta-1,4-mannosyltransferase egh, with protein MNSTTKHLLHCTLLITVIVTFEVFSGGIKIDENSFTLVDPWTEYGQVATVLLYLLRFLTLLTLPQVLFNFCGLVFYNAFPEKVVLKGSPLLAPFICIRVVTRGDFADLVKTNVLRNMNTCLDTGLENFLIEVVTDKAVNLAQHRRIREIVVPKEYKTRTGALFKSRALQYCLEDNVNVLNDSDWIVHLDEETLLTENSVRGIINFVLDGKHPFGQGLITYANENVVNWLTTLADSFRVSDDMGKLRLQFKLFHKPLFSWKGSYVVTQVGAERSVSFDNGIDGSVAEDCFFAMRAFSQGYTFNFIEGEMYEKSPFTLLDFLQQRKRWLQGILLVVHSKMIPFKHKLLLGISVYSWVTMPLSTSNIIFAALYPIPCPNLVDFVCAFIAAINIYMYVFGVIKSFSLYRFGLFRFLACVLGAVCTIPVNVVIENVAVIWGLVGKKHKFYVVQKDVRVLETV; from the exons ATGAACTCCACCACAAAGCATCTGCTGCACTGCACACTGCTCATCACTGTGATAGTTACCTTCGAAGTATTCTCCGGCGGTATTAAGATCGACGAGAACTCGTTCACCCTCGTGGATCCATGGACTGAATACGGCCAAGTGGCCACGGTTCTGCTGTACTTACTCCGCTTTCTCACGCTCCTCACGCTGCCCCAGGTGCTGTTCAACTTCTGCGGCCTGGTCTTCTACAATGCCTTCCCCGAGAAGGTCGTCCTCAAGGGCAGTCCCCTGCTGGCGCCCTTCATCTGCATCCGTGTGGTGACGCGCGGTGATTTCGCCGATCTGGTCAAGACCAATGTGCTCCGGAATATGAACACGTGTCTGGATACCGGACTGGAGAACTTCCTGATCGAGGTGGTGACCGATAAGGCGGTTAATCTGGCGCAGCATCGTCGCATCCGGGAGATTGTGGTGCCCAAGGAGTACAAGACGAGAACCGGAGCGCTGTTCAAGTCGCGCGCACTGCAGTATTGCCTGGAGGACAATGTCAATGTGCTGAACGACAGCGATTGGATTGTCCACCTGGATGAGGAGACGCTGCTCACGGAGAACTCGGTGCGCGGCATCATTAACTTTGTGCTGGATGGCAAGCATCCGTTTGGCCAGGGACTGATCACGTATGCCAACGAGAACGTGGTCAACTGGCTGACCACCTTGGCGGACAGCTTTCGGGTGTCCGATGACATGGGCAAGCTGCGGCTGCAGTTCAAGCTCTTCCACAAGCCGCTCTTCAGCTGGAAGGGCAGCTATGTGGTCACCCAG GTCGGTGCAGAGCGTTCGGTGTCCTTTGACAACGGAATCGATGGCTCCGTGGCCGAGGATTGCTTCTTCGCGATGCGGGCCTTCAGCCAGGGATACACGTTCAACTTCATCGAGGGCGAGATGTACGAGAAGTCGCCGTTCACGCTGCTGGATTTCCTGCAGCAAAGGAAGCGCTGGCTCCAGGGCATCCTGCTGGTGGTGCACTCCAAGATGATACCCTTCAAGCACAAGCTGCTGCTGGGCATCAGCGTCTACTCGTGGGTCACCATGCCGCTGTCCACGTCGAACATCATCTTCGCCGCCCTGTATCCCATTCCCTGTCCCAATCTGGTGGACTTTGTGTGCGCCTTCATTGCGGCCATCAATATCTATATGTACGTGTTTGGCGTTATCAAATCCTTCTCGCTATATCGCTTCGGATTGTTCCGATTCCTCGCCTGCGTGCTGGGTGCGGTGTGCACGATACCGGTGAACGTGGTCATCGAGAATGTGGCCGTCATTTGGGGCCTGGTGGGCAAGAAGCACAAGTTCTATGTGGTCCAGAAGGATGTGCGCGTACTGGAGACTGTCTAG